Proteins encoded together in one Hevea brasiliensis isolate MT/VB/25A 57/8 chromosome 16, ASM3005281v1, whole genome shotgun sequence window:
- the LOC131174579 gene encoding KH domain-containing protein At3g08620-like → MSGSYTQNFSPARTLSPLIRTTPDVDSGQYLTELLEEHHKLVPFSRVLPICSRLLNQEILRVSGMIPNLGLNDFDRLQRGSLSSMASSDILPNNSGTGIIGWNGLPQERLGLQGMNMNWQAAPASPSSYIVKKILRLDIPVDSYPNFNFVGRLLGPRGNSLKRVEASTGCRVYIRGKGSIKDPEKEESLRGRPGYEHLSDPLHIIIEAELPVNIIDMQMRQAQEIIEELLKPVEESQDIYKRQQLRELAMLNSTYREESPGPSGSLSPFTSNGMKRAKTGQ, encoded by the exons ATGTCTGGCTCATACACACAGAATTTTTCACCTGCAAGAACTCTGTCTCCACTTATAAGAACAACCCCAGATGTTGATAG TGGTCAGTATTTGACAGAGCTGCTAGAAGAGCACCACAAGCTTGTACCTTTTAGTCGAGTACTTCCTATATGTAGCCGACTTTTGAATCAAG AGATATTGAGGGTTTCTGGAATGATCCCCAACCTGGGGTTAAATGACTTTGATAGACTGCAACGTGGAAGCTTGAGCTCCATGGCTTCTTCAGACATATTGCCAAATAATAGCGGAACAGGGATCATTGGGTGGAATGGACTACCACAGGAG AGATTAGGACTGCAGGGGATGAATATGAACTGGCAAGCAGCACCAGCAAGCCCAAGTTCTTATATTGTGAAGAAAATCTTGCGTTTGGATATTCCTGTTGATAGTTATCCAAAT TTCAATTTTGTAGGCCGGCTTTTGGGACCTAGGGGCAATTCGTTGAAGCGAGTGGAAGCTTCTACAGGGTGTCGGGTGTATATTAGAGGAAAAGGTTCAATAAAAGACCCAGAGAAG GAAGAGTCATTAAGGGGAAGACCAGGCTATGAGCATCTTAGTGATCCTCTGCACATTATAATTGAGGCTGAATTACCTGTCAATATTATTGATATGCAAATGAGACAAGCACAGGAAATCATTGAAGAACTGCTTAAGCCTGTG GAAGAGTCACAGGATATCTATAAGAGGCAACAGCTGAGAGAATTAGCAATGTTGAATTCAACCTATAGGGAAGAGAGCCCTGGACCAAGTGGGAGCCTCTCGCCTTTCACTTCAAACGGAATGAAGCGCGCCAAAACTGGGCAATAA